CGTGCGGTCGTAGTCCACCAGCGGACCCAGCAGCCGGTCGCGGTACGAGGCGCGGACCTCCTCGGGCACCGAGGCCAGCAGGAGTTCGTGGGAGCCGAGCTCGGTTCCGGCGGCAACGCGGGAGCGGCCGCCGCGCAACCGGGCCAGGCGGCGGGCGTCGTCGGCCTCGGCGACCGCGCCCCGCAGGGCGGCGACGCCGGGCACCGCAGCACTGACCCCGACGGCCAGGCGATGATCGCCCAGCCCCGCCTCCAGTACCCCCGCGCGCCGGGCGACCTCCTCGCGCAGCGCCTGGGCGCCGGCGTCGACGTCCGCACCGCCGGCAGCGCCCTCCCCCGGCCGCCGCTCCGGGGCGTCGGCCGGAGGTTGCGCAGGGCCGGCGACCGCGACGACGGCCATCGCCGCCCCGTCGGAGGCCACCGCGGTCGCCGGAAGGTCCGCCACCAGTTCCCCCAGCACCCGCCGTGCCACGTCCGGGTCGGCGGGCTCGGGCAGCAGAGCGGCGCTGACCACGGCGTAGCGGGCGCGGGCTCGCTCCTGTTCGTCGGGCGAGCCCGAGACCTGCAGCAGGGCGGCGGCCTCGTCGAAGCGCCGGTCGGCCAGCAGCCGCGGCAGCCCGTGGGCGTGTCGGGCGCCGTCGGCGGCCCGCTGCTCGGCGAGGCTGCGCGCCAGACCGGCCAGCGCCGCCAGCTCCTCCACCGGGTCCCCGCCGTCTTCGGTCCGGGCACCGGTCTCGCCCTCGACCGCCAGCACCCAGCCGTCCAGCGGCTGAGACCCGCGCGCTCCCACCGGGACCAGGGTCATCCGGCGCTTGGGACCGCCCTCGGTCGCCAGGTCGGCGGTGTGGCGACGGGGGCGGCGCAGCGCCTGCTCGGCGATGCGCTCCCGCTCGGCGCGCGGCGGCTGCTGCCCGGTTTCGGCTACCGCCCGTCCGGTGCTGGACACCACCCGGCACACCAGGCCCGCCTGTTCGGCGGCGGCGGAGAAGACGCCGGCGAAGTCGGCTCCGGCGGCCAGTTCGGCCATGAGGCGCCGGTGGCGCTCGCGGGATTGGGCGATGCCGGCGAGCAGGGCGCCGGTGTGCGCCCGCTGGACCTCTTCGGCGACGGCGCCGAACGAGGTCTCGGCCGGCACTTCGATCAGCGGGAGGTCGTGGCGCCGGCAGGCCTCCACCAGGTCGGCGGGGGCGGCGCCCAGGGCGGCGCCGGCGCCCAGAGCCGCCGCGCCGGACCCGGTCAGGCCGCGCACGAACGTGTCGCTGTCTTCGGGACCGCGGCGCCACATCAGCCCGGTCAGCACCAGTTCACCGCCGCTCAGGTAGCGCTGGGGGTGGAGCAGGTCGGTGGTGTAGACGCGGGCGATCTCCCGGTCGGCGTGTTCGCCGCCGGCGAGGTACCGCAGCCGCAGATGCCCGGCGGCGACCAGATCGCTGATGCGCATCGGCGCTCCCCCTGCTCGTGTCGCACAACTCCGCGCAGTGGTCTCACCCCGGCTCCGCGTAGCGGACACGCTAACCCACCGGCGCGGTTGTAGGAAACGACGAACAGCGGAAGGCGTTCGCGGGTGCGGTTCATGGCATCGCGGGCTGGCCGCCGGCGGCGCCGGGCGGTCTAATGCTGTATACGCCGCGCACGGCGGCGGTTCGACGCAGCCTCCCGGTAGCCGACCGACCTCCGACGGGGACGCCGATGGAGTTTCTGAGCCCTGCGACCTTCCGGGACGCGCTGGAGGCCAAAAGCGCCGACCCGGGGCCGTACCGATCATGGGCGGCACCGACGTCATGGTGGAGCTGAACTTCGACCGGCGCCGGC
The genomic region above belongs to Streptomonospora salina and contains:
- a CDS encoding PucR family transcriptional regulator; protein product: MRISDLVAAGHLRLRYLAGGEHADREIARVYTTDLLHPQRYLSGGELVLTGLMWRRGPEDSDTFVRGLTGSGAAALGAGAALGAAPADLVEACRRHDLPLIEVPAETSFGAVAEEVQRAHTGALLAGIAQSRERHRRLMAELAAGADFAGVFSAAAEQAGLVCRVVSSTGRAVAETGQQPPRAERERIAEQALRRPRRHTADLATEGGPKRRMTLVPVGARGSQPLDGWVLAVEGETGARTEDGGDPVEELAALAGLARSLAEQRAADGARHAHGLPRLLADRRFDEAAALLQVSGSPDEQERARARYAVVSAALLPEPADPDVARRVLGELVADLPATAVASDGAAMAVVAVAGPAQPPADAPERRPGEGAAGGADVDAGAQALREEVARRAGVLEAGLGDHRLAVGVSAAVPGVAALRGAVAEADDARRLARLRGGRSRVAAGTELGSHELLLASVPEEVRASYRDRLLGPLVDYDRTHRSDLVATLDRFLSYSGSWQRCATAMHVHVNTLRYRIGRVEELTGRDLASLQSRVDFYLALKLHR